Proteins from one bacterium genomic window:
- a CDS encoding VWA-like domain-containing protein, translating into MAASLTNDEKLAVAFIAAQKTWPYFSVGLAHLVRRWGNIEPYHSMAVTRQGVLVIDPLFVDAMEPQVLALVLVHELQHLLRRHATRSDQIAEVNRETWGTAADFEINDDFPAELVTKGGGLLPGQHGLPDGQMAEEYYAELTKRAGGSRGQGKSGAGRGKQDGEGTGDGEGKGTGQKGQKGGVMAGQCGSGSGGEPVDGEPEGAEGAPGRSEADLERMRGATAQAIIEHASRNRGTVPAGLLRWAEQMIAPPKVRWQDKLTRAVRGSYATASGKLDYTRTRPSRRQSALDSMARVLGRRAPIMPALCGPQPTVAIGIDTSGSMGEAELVRAVSESHGVLRALGAPVTFLSCDAEVNGVKQIRTVRELTQTLRGGGGTDFRPIFAAVEALKPKPAVFIFITDGMGPAPESPPAGIHTIWVLVGGYKQAPCGWGEQIAIDD; encoded by the coding sequence ATGGCTGCCTCACTGACCAATGACGAGAAGCTGGCGGTCGCGTTCATTGCCGCGCAGAAGACCTGGCCCTATTTCTCCGTTGGGCTGGCCCACCTGGTGCGCCGCTGGGGGAACATCGAGCCCTACCACTCAATGGCCGTCACCCGCCAGGGCGTGCTCGTGATCGACCCGCTTTTCGTGGATGCAATGGAGCCCCAGGTACTGGCGCTGGTGTTGGTCCATGAGCTGCAGCACCTGCTGCGGCGCCACGCCACCCGATCGGATCAGATCGCCGAGGTCAATCGGGAAACCTGGGGCACGGCCGCCGATTTCGAGATCAACGACGATTTCCCGGCCGAGCTGGTCACCAAGGGCGGGGGGCTCCTGCCAGGGCAGCACGGTCTGCCGGACGGGCAGATGGCAGAGGAGTATTACGCCGAGCTGACCAAGCGGGCGGGCGGTAGCCGCGGCCAAGGCAAGTCCGGCGCCGGGAGGGGGAAGCAGGACGGTGAGGGCACTGGTGATGGCGAGGGAAAGGGAACGGGGCAGAAAGGCCAGAAGGGCGGGGTCATGGCCGGCCAGTGCGGGAGCGGTTCGGGCGGGGAGCCGGTCGACGGCGAGCCAGAAGGAGCCGAGGGGGCGCCCGGACGGAGCGAGGCCGATCTCGAGCGCATGCGCGGGGCCACGGCCCAGGCCATCATCGAGCACGCAAGTCGAAATCGTGGCACCGTCCCGGCCGGTCTGCTCCGCTGGGCCGAGCAGATGATCGCGCCGCCGAAGGTCCGGTGGCAGGACAAGCTCACGCGGGCCGTCCGCGGCTCCTACGCGACCGCATCGGGCAAGCTCGACTACACCAGGACCAGGCCGAGCCGGCGCCAGTCCGCCCTGGATTCGATGGCCCGCGTCCTGGGCCGGCGCGCGCCCATCATGCCCGCCCTGTGCGGTCCCCAGCCAACCGTCGCGATCGGGATCGACACCAGCGGATCCATGGGTGAGGCAGAGCTGGTCCGGGCGGTTAGTGAGTCCCACGGGGTGCTGCGGGCGCTTGGGGCTCCGGTGACGTTCCTGTCATGCGACGCCGAGGTCAACGGGGTGAAGCAAATCAGGACCGTGCGCGAGCTGACCCAGACTCTGCGCGGTGGTGGTGGGACGGACTTCCGCCCGATTTTCGCCGCCGTTGAAGCGCTCAAGCCCAAGCCGGCGGTTTTCATCTTCATCACCGACGGGATGGGGCCCGCGCCCGAGTCGCCACCCGCTGGCATCCACACGATCTGGGTTCTGGTTGGCGGGTACAAGCAGGCGCCGTGCGGGTGGGGCGAGCAGATCGCGATTGACGATTGA